A genome region from Glycine max cultivar Williams 82 chromosome 5, Glycine_max_v4.0, whole genome shotgun sequence includes the following:
- the LOC100812005 gene encoding probable prefoldin subunit 2-like isoform 1 (isoform 1 is encoded by transcript variant 1): MAKAEGGKEPINEQAVANMYAAMRSELNQIYSKITELEMEVSEHTLVTNAIQPLDQSRRCYRMIGGVLVERTIKEVLPAVQRNKEGLEEVVARLNEALEKKKKEISEFEANYKIRIRKADAEVKDESGRKEGSAQGVLVGPAGGSE, encoded by the coding sequence ATGGCCAAAGCTGAAGGTGGCAAGGAACCAATAAATGAACAAGCAGTAGCAAATATGTATGCTGCAATGAGGTCTGAGCTCAACCAAATTTACTCCAAAATAACTGAACTGGAGATGGAAGTTAGTGAGCACACATTGGTTACCAATGCCATTCAACCACTTGACCAATCTAGACGATGCTATCGTATGATTGGAGGGGTGCTTGTGGAGAGAACCATCAAAGAGGTCTTGCCTGCTGTGCAGCGAAATAAAGAAGGACTCGAAGAGGTTGTGGCAAGGCTTAACGAGGCgttggaaaagaagaaaaaggaaatttcTGAGTTTGAGGCTAATTATAAAATCAGGATAAGGAAGGCTGATGCTGAGGTGAAGGATGAATCTGGTAGGAAGGAAGGGTCTGCTCAAGGGGTTCTTGTGGGTCCTGCAGGTGGAAGTGAATga
- the LOC100812005 gene encoding probable prefoldin subunit 2-like isoform 2 (isoform 2 is encoded by transcript variant 3) — protein MDNLATTEIIMAKAEGGKEPINEQAVANMYAAMRSELNQIYSKITELEMEVSEHTLVTNAIQPLDQSRRCYRMIGGVLVERTIKEVLPAVQRNKEGLEEVVARLNEALEKKKKEISEFEANYKIRIRKADAEVKDESGRKEGSAQGVLVGPAGGSE, from the exons ATGGATAATTTGGCGACAACTGAAAT AATCATGGCCAAAGCTGAAGGTGGCAAGGAACCAATAAATGAACAAGCAGTAGCAAATATGTATGCTGCAATGAGGTCTGAGCTCAACCAAATTTACTCCAAAATAACTGAACTGGAGATGGAAGTTAGTGAGCACACATTGGTTACCAATGCCATTCAACCACTTGACCAATCTAGACGATGCTATCGTATGATTGGAGGGGTGCTTGTGGAGAGAACCATCAAAGAGGTCTTGCCTGCTGTGCAGCGAAATAAAGAAGGACTCGAAGAGGTTGTGGCAAGGCTTAACGAGGCgttggaaaagaagaaaaaggaaatttcTGAGTTTGAGGCTAATTATAAAATCAGGATAAGGAAGGCTGATGCTGAGGTGAAGGATGAATCTGGTAGGAAGGAAGGGTCTGCTCAAGGGGTTCTTGTGGGTCCTGCAGGTGGAAGTGAATga